In the Candidatus Bathyarchaeum sp. genome, CGAAGGCTTCCACATCCTTGATGGGTACCTGTGCACCTGCGGCGATGTCATGTCCTCCACCGCGTCCAGAATATTGTTCAGAAGCAGTTTGCATTACATCTCCCAGATTCAAGCCTTTTTGTATCAGGGGTTCTGAGCCTCGGGAAGAGATTTTCACTTGGTCTTCTCCTGAGATTTTGGCGTAAGCAATGATAGGTTTTCCCAACTGAGTAAGAGTAGTAGACAATATAGTGCAAACAGGACTGAGAACCTTTTCATCAATGAAGCGATCACCCCTGACTACGTAAATATTTTCCAGCTCTTCGAGGCGCTCAGGTTTTTCTGTAACCCACCGAAGATACTTGGTGATAGTCCCACGGTAATCTTGGATTACTTTGTTTGCCTCTTCCAAGCATTTTTTGCGGTCCCCCATGCAAATAGCTGCTCCCAATCCAGCTTTATCCATTCTACCTGTAGCATTCAACAAAACAGAAAATTCCCTCGCATCACGCAAGGTTGTCCATGGCTCTTCGTGAGTAAGGGTGTATACGTCCCCAACCAAATCAGAAACAACATCGCCACTCATGCCCTTGGAAACCAAATGCTCCGCAATGGCAGAAAGTAGCGTCTTTTTTTCTTCTGAAGAAAGGTCACGCAATGCACGCCATTTATCGTTACGTTTAGGTTTAATTCCCAAATTAACCAGAAAGGCGAGACTTTTGTCTTCTTCACTGCTGATTTCAGGAATAAACGGATTAGTAGTACGAGCTAAAGCCTGATGAATCGGACGAGTCTCCCGACCAAAAAACAACAAATCAGTTTCTACTTGAAGAACCCCGGACTCTACTGCATCTTTAACTATAGGAGCGTTTGCGCCACCTAACTTGCGGTCTTTGTTTTTGTCTTGAAGGTCACCTAAAGCGCCAACAACAGCAAGAGCAGCCAAATCAACATTTTTTTCATTAATTGCCTTAGCAACAAAATACGCCACACCCGAACCACTGATTTCACGAGTTCCATCGATACCCTGAGTGTGGGGGTTTACTTGAATAAAACCGTCAGGAAGCTCCTCTAACACGGGTTGATGATGGTCAAGAATAACAATGTCTTGTCCAGCGAGACGTTCACCCAAAATGTCAAGGTAACCGCTTCCCATATCAGTAAAAATGGTTAAAGGAGCATTTTCGTGGGCTATTCTGTCTGCAACGTTTTCGTCCATCCAACGCTCAAAGCGCAACCGAAACTTTGCCCCTGCCCGAAGCAACGCCTTTCCCATGATACCCCCTGCAGATATACCATCTGCATCTACATGCGTAGAAACGTGAATGACATCACCTTTTTCGATATGGTCTAAAATTAGGTTAGCTGCTTCATCGGCGTCTTTTGCTAGGGCATCAATTTGTTGCTTAGTAACAGGCATAATTCTTCACGTCTGGGGTCAAGTTGATGTGTGCCATTTCAGTAAATTCTGCAAATTTGACAACACACAGTAGTATAAGCTGAGAAGCAAGAGAACATATTAAAACTTTCGAGTTAGCCTAGTTTCAAATAAACAATAAAACTAACAACAATCAAAAACAAATAGAAAAAAGGGAAACAGTTTTCCCTAAATTTAGAAAAGAGAAATTGCTTTGGGGGAGTATTTCCAGTCTGCTGGAAGGACGCCTTCTTTTTTGTAGTATCGTACTAGTTTGTAGATTTTTGCTTCTACTAGTTGGAGGGCGCGTTTGTTGTGCAGATCGGATTTGTTTTTGTCCTGATGGACATGAAGGCGGGTTGCTTTGCGGAGCAGGTTTTCTAGGTCTTCGGGAAGTGTTGAATACATGTTTCGTTCTTTTAGAATCTGGGTGACAGATTTACCAGTAATTGATTTAGACAAAGGAACTCCATGTTGGTCCCGCAAAATGATTCCTATTTCACTTGGGGGGTGTCCGTCTTTTGAAAGCTTTATGATTTGTGCTTCCACTTCTTCTGGTGTGTATCTGCACCATGCGGGGGGTCGTTTACTTACTGGTCTTGTTTCATGGGATATTCCTTTTTCTTGTTTTGGCATGTTCTTATTCCTCGGAAGCTCCTTAACGTCGGAGGGAAACCAGCTATTTAAAATCTTCGTTTGTTAACAACCAGAAAACCAATCAGCAAACAGTTTTAGAGCCCGTGCACGGTGAGAATAACTGTTTTTTTCAGTTAACGACATTTCCGCAAAAGTTCGTCCATCACCCTCAGAGGGAACAAAAATTGGGTCATAACCAAACCCCTCCTCGCCCCGAATTTCAGAACAGATTTTTCCTTCGACTTTACCCACAAAACATATAGGCTCCTGATTTAGAGCCGCATAACAAATCACAGACTTGAAATATGCATTTCGGTCGTTGAGACGGTCCATCAACTTGAGAATACCGTTGACACCAACAGTTTGGAAAACAAACTTAGAGTAAGGGCCAGGAAAACCCTTTAACGACTCGATAAACAAGCCGGCGTCTTCAACAAAAACAGGCAATCCACAGTTTTTCACAGCATCCAAAGCGCTGTATTTTGCGATGTTTTCTAGGTGGTCGTCTTGGATTTCAACTGCTTCTATGTCTAGTTTAGCAAGGGTAATATCAAAATTTTCCAGAAAGTTTTGGGCTTCTTCAAATTTGTGAAGATTAGTGGTAACAAAATTAACTACTTTGGCCTTACGAGAACCAGTGGGATTTGTCGTTTTTTGCTTCATTGTTTGTCACATATTCAAACTACTGTTTACTCTAAAGTAATGTTGGGGTATTTTTCTTTGATTTTTTGATCCGCCAGTTGTGCTATCATGGCACTGGAAATTAGAACAAATTTGGCTCCTTTAAGTTCCATTAGTTCTGCAGGTTTTTGGTCCTGAGTAACTAACAGTAAATCGTTTTTTGCGGCGTATTCTGCGACTTTGCGGTCTTTTGCTCCGCGCAGTCCAGCTTCTTGGACGGTTACTATGGTCCAGCCTAAAACTTCAAAGTATTCGCGCAGTCCAGAATACATTTCGTCAAGTAAAATTTTCATCAAATATCCCTCTATGAGCGTGAAGCTGGAAAACATATCTGTGGAATCTACAATTTATATCTGACCACAAAACCACAAGAAAAGCATCAAAGTAAGGAAACGTAAATAAACAAGGCGAACAAAAAAGTGGTCTGTATCATTCCAATGTGGCCGAAATGAGGTAGTCTGGTAGCCTATAGCCCTGTGGAGGCTAGCGCCCGGGTTCAAATCCCGGTTTCGGCCCCTCTTGTTCACAACAGTTGGAATGAAGCAAAAACCGGGTTTGGCAAAGCTTTAGAAAAGGAAAACGCTAAATCCATGTTCTCTAACAAGAGAACAAAACATTGTGGGCCGATAGTTCAGTCTGGTATGAATGCCTGACTTGCACTCAGGAGGTCGCGGGTTCAATTCCCGCTCGGTCCACCACAAC is a window encoding:
- a CDS encoding DUF5615 family PIN-like protein; amino-acid sequence: MKILLDEMYSGLREYFEVLGWTIVTVQEAGLRGAKDRKVAEYAAKNDLLLVTQDQKPAELMELKGAKFVLISSAMIAQLADQKIKEKYPNITLE
- a CDS encoding 30S ribosomal protein S15, producing MPKQEKGISHETRPVSKRPPAWCRYTPEEVEAQIIKLSKDGHPPSEIGIILRDQHGVPLSKSITGKSVTQILKERNMYSTLPEDLENLLRKATRLHVHQDKNKSDLHNKRALQLVEAKIYKLVRYYKKEGVLPADWKYSPKAISLF
- a CDS encoding XTP/dITP diphosphatase; its protein translation is MKQKTTNPTGSRKAKVVNFVTTNLHKFEEAQNFLENFDITLAKLDIEAVEIQDDHLENIAKYSALDAVKNCGLPVFVEDAGLFIESLKGFPGPYSKFVFQTVGVNGILKLMDRLNDRNAYFKSVICYAALNQEPICFVGKVEGKICSEIRGEEGFGYDPIFVPSEGDGRTFAEMSLTEKNSYSHRARALKLFADWFSGC
- a CDS encoding DHH family phosphoesterase, yielding MPVTKQQIDALAKDADEAANLILDHIEKGDVIHVSTHVDADGISAGGIMGKALLRAGAKFRLRFERWMDENVADRIAHENAPLTIFTDMGSGYLDILGERLAGQDIVILDHHQPVLEELPDGFIQVNPHTQGIDGTREISGSGVAYFVAKAINEKNVDLAALAVVGALGDLQDKNKDRKLGGANAPIVKDAVESGVLQVETDLLFFGRETRPIHQALARTTNPFIPEISSEEDKSLAFLVNLGIKPKRNDKWRALRDLSSEEKKTLLSAIAEHLVSKGMSGDVVSDLVGDVYTLTHEEPWTTLRDAREFSVLLNATGRMDKAGLGAAICMGDRKKCLEEANKVIQDYRGTITKYLRWVTEKPERLEELENIYVVRGDRFIDEKVLSPVCTILSTTLTQLGKPIIAYAKISGEDQVKISSRGSEPLIQKGLNLGDVMQTASEQYSGRGGGHDIAAGAQVPIKDVEAFVNMVDDLVKRQLAGEKIGS